From Caulobacter segnis, a single genomic window includes:
- a CDS encoding MaoC family dehydratase gives MIQPHASGGYILEELSVGMTAEKHVPISEERIRLFAEASDDFNPVHMDEAYAAKTAYRGRIAHGLLSASFGSAVVGTILPGAGSIYLSQTLAFHRPVRIGDVVTARVTVAAIDPESARVTLRCEGLVGEDLIMDGEAVVRVPRRRRPAKD, from the coding sequence ATGATCCAGCCTCACGCCTCGGGCGGCTACATCCTCGAAGAGCTCTCCGTCGGGATGACGGCCGAAAAGCACGTCCCCATCAGCGAGGAGCGCATCCGCCTGTTCGCCGAGGCCTCGGACGATTTCAATCCGGTCCACATGGACGAGGCCTACGCGGCCAAGACCGCCTATCGCGGCCGCATCGCCCATGGCCTGCTGTCGGCCTCGTTCGGGTCGGCCGTCGTCGGCACCATCCTGCCCGGCGCCGGCTCGATCTATCTGTCTCAGACCCTGGCCTTCCATCGGCCGGTGCGGATCGGCGACGTGGTCACCGCCCGCGTCACCGTCGCCGCGATCGATCCCGAGAGCGCCCGCGTCACCCTCCGCTGCGAGGGCCTGGTCGGCGAGGACCTGATCATGGACGGCGAGGCCGTGGTCCGCGTGCCGCGCCGCCGTCGCCCGGCCAAGGACTAG
- a CDS encoding DUF2306 domain-containing protein has product MTTPTATQAQTGPRTAWPLRIFWLLAGLLGLAIAAYSARYLLHPPRTPAQALGNPLGVPGLVIHVGGAVTALVLGSLQFLPGLRAVVGAHRWIGRAYVVGCLVGGAAGLVLAFGSSAGPIASAGFGSLAVTWIAVNLLGWRAAMDRRLVAHRRWMIRSWALTLAAVTLRLYLPAVMALELPFLPWYRAIAFLCWVPNLVVAELYLRRRP; this is encoded by the coding sequence ATGACCACCCCGACCGCCACCCAGGCCCAGACTGGCCCTCGAACCGCGTGGCCGCTCCGGATCTTCTGGCTCCTGGCGGGGCTCCTCGGCTTGGCCATCGCCGCCTATTCTGCTCGCTATCTTCTGCATCCGCCCCGGACGCCCGCCCAGGCCCTGGGCAATCCTCTGGGCGTGCCTGGGCTGGTCATCCACGTCGGCGGCGCGGTGACGGCGCTGGTGCTGGGCTCGCTGCAGTTCCTGCCCGGGTTGCGCGCGGTGGTGGGGGCGCATCGCTGGATCGGCCGCGCCTATGTGGTGGGCTGCCTGGTCGGCGGGGCGGCGGGCCTGGTGCTGGCGTTCGGCTCGTCCGCCGGCCCGATCGCCTCGGCCGGGTTCGGGAGCCTGGCCGTGACCTGGATCGCGGTGAACCTGCTGGGCTGGCGCGCGGCCATGGACCGGCGCCTGGTGGCGCATCGGCGCTGGATGATCCGCTCGTGGGCCCTGACCCTGGCGGCGGTCACCCTGCGGCTCTACCTGCCGGCGGTCATGGCGCTGGAGCTGCCGTTCCTGCCCTGGTACCGGGCCATCGCCTTCCTGTGCTGGGTCCCGAACCTGGTCGTCGCCGAGCTGTATCTGCGGCGGCGGCCCTAA
- the ybaL gene encoding YbaL family putative K(+) efflux transporter, which translates to MHHTSLIATIVAGLGLAFVFGAIANRLKLPVLVGYLLAGVLVGPFTPGYVADQELAPQLAEIGVILLMFGVGLHFSLKDLMAVKNIAIPGAVVQIGAATVMGLGLAVALGWSVGAGVVFGLALSVASTVVLLRALQERRLIETGRGKIAVGWLIVEDLAMVLALVLLPALSGVLGGEAPATQGATAFLGGGVMAAFAITIGKVVAFVAFMLIVGRRVIPWVLHRIAHTGSRELFRLAVLAIALGVAFGSAALFGVSFALGAFFAGMIMAESELSQQAANETLPLRDAFAVLFFVSIGMLFDPMVLIREPLSVLAALAIIVVGKSIAALVIVLAFRRPMSTALTISVSLAQIGEFSFILAGLGVSLKLLPEDGRDLVLAGAILSILLNPLLFAWLDRILPGMIAKERAAAGEEPAITAAAQPHALLIGYGRVGKAVAEGLKGKTPLVVIEDDVERADDLRKAGFETVSGNAVKPEVLLKAGLDKATHLFVAVPNPFEAARIIEQARAANPGCEIVARAYTDADVVLLKQTGATHALIGEEEIAKGMLARAPKKKPAASSGHH; encoded by the coding sequence TTGCACCATACCTCGCTGATCGCCACCATCGTCGCGGGCCTCGGCCTGGCCTTCGTCTTCGGCGCCATCGCCAACCGGCTGAAGCTGCCCGTGCTGGTCGGCTATCTGCTGGCCGGCGTGCTGGTCGGGCCGTTCACGCCCGGCTACGTCGCCGACCAGGAACTGGCCCCGCAACTGGCCGAGATCGGCGTGATCCTGCTGATGTTTGGCGTCGGCCTGCACTTCTCGCTGAAAGACCTGATGGCGGTGAAGAACATCGCCATCCCCGGCGCGGTCGTGCAGATCGGAGCGGCGACGGTGATGGGCCTTGGCCTGGCGGTCGCCTTGGGCTGGAGCGTCGGCGCGGGGGTGGTGTTTGGCTTGGCGCTGTCGGTCGCCTCGACCGTGGTGCTACTGCGCGCGCTGCAGGAACGACGGCTGATCGAGACCGGGCGCGGCAAGATCGCGGTCGGCTGGCTGATCGTCGAGGACCTGGCCATGGTGCTGGCCTTGGTGCTGTTGCCGGCTCTGTCGGGGGTGCTGGGCGGCGAGGCTCCGGCGACGCAGGGCGCCACCGCCTTCCTGGGCGGCGGCGTGATGGCCGCCTTCGCCATCACCATCGGCAAGGTCGTGGCGTTCGTCGCCTTCATGCTGATCGTCGGCCGGCGGGTGATCCCGTGGGTTCTGCACCGCATCGCCCACACGGGCTCGCGCGAGCTGTTCCGCCTGGCGGTGCTGGCCATCGCCCTGGGTGTCGCGTTCGGCTCGGCCGCCCTGTTCGGCGTGTCGTTCGCCCTGGGCGCCTTCTTCGCCGGCATGATCATGGCCGAGAGCGAACTTTCCCAACAGGCCGCCAACGAGACCCTGCCGCTGCGCGACGCCTTCGCGGTGCTGTTCTTCGTCTCGATCGGCATGCTGTTCGACCCGATGGTGCTGATCCGCGAGCCGCTGTCGGTGCTGGCGGCCCTGGCGATCATCGTGGTCGGCAAGTCGATCGCCGCCCTGGTCATCGTCCTGGCCTTCCGCCGGCCGATGAGCACGGCCCTGACCATCTCGGTCAGCCTGGCCCAGATCGGCGAGTTCTCGTTCATCCTCGCGGGCCTGGGCGTGTCGCTGAAGCTGCTGCCCGAAGACGGCCGCGACCTGGTTCTGGCCGGCGCCATCCTGTCGATCCTGCTCAACCCGCTGCTGTTCGCCTGGCTGGACAGGATCCTGCCCGGGATGATCGCCAAGGAGCGCGCGGCAGCCGGCGAGGAGCCGGCCATCACCGCCGCCGCCCAGCCGCACGCCCTGCTGATCGGCTATGGCCGGGTCGGCAAGGCCGTGGCCGAGGGGCTGAAGGGCAAGACCCCGCTGGTGGTCATCGAGGACGACGTCGAGCGGGCCGACGACCTTCGCAAGGCCGGCTTCGAGACGGTCAGCGGCAACGCGGTCAAGCCCGAGGTGCTGCTCAAGGCCGGCCTGGACAAGGCCACCCACCTGTTCGTCGCCGTGCCCAATCCGTTCGAGGCCGCCCGGATCATCGAACAGGCCCGCGCGGCCAATCCCGGGTGCGAGATCGTCGCCCGCGCCTATACCGACGCCGACGTGGTCCTGCTGAAGCAGACGGGCGCCACCCACGCCCTGATCGGCGAGGAGGAGATCGCCAAGGGCATGCTGGCTCGGGCGCCGAAGAAGAAGCCGGCGGCCAGTTCGGGGCATCACTGA
- a CDS encoding TonB-dependent receptor family protein has protein sequence MGAAAFACLSWACFAPAAHAAPDAAPAADPTEVSSVIVTARLNPEDPPIVAAARKRLSETPGAVSVISRESYINRQTLALDDMLRDAPGVYAQRKWGGDIRISIRGSGIGNANHNRGLLLAQDGVPLNEADGYGDSQVADPLNTRYAEVYRGGNALRFGGALLGGAINMVTPTGKDAGFDNEIRIDGGSFGLAREHVAIARQSGDWDVFAAATNQTGQGWRSQSQQNIQFGSLNIGRSFGQDREVRFIVNGSNINQEIPGALTLAQFQADPHQSAAGNLSGDQSRNQRGLRGSLRTTWRLSDQLVFEGAVYAVWKDLDHPIFQVIDQESRNYGAFGRFDWDGQIGDKRADAFFGAWVRQGDLDSHFYTNVRGGRGALQSISYQNAKAVDVFGEGRVFVTDHLAVVGGATWGQAQRDYVSVAVPGITSTFNLTASKTYDWISPRVGLLWQDEGGNQVFANLTRSVEPPNFSSMTPTNVGFTPVKAQKAWTAEVGARGHRGPFTYDVTLYRADLTHEMLQYAIDNNAGIPAATFNADKTLHQGIEAALDWAPAKHWRIRQTWTWSDFRFKDDVKYGDNRLPIVPKNFYRSEVRYDDPRGWFLAPSVEWSATDQWIDYKNTQKAPAYAILNLNAGWKVTPSVSLFLDARNLTDKAYVSNTQAAVAWTAATATLWPGDGRSVFGGVTVSF, from the coding sequence ATGGGCGCCGCCGCCTTCGCCTGTCTTTCCTGGGCCTGCTTCGCCCCCGCCGCCCACGCCGCACCGGACGCCGCGCCCGCGGCCGACCCGACGGAGGTCTCGTCGGTCATCGTCACGGCCCGCCTCAATCCCGAGGATCCGCCGATCGTCGCGGCCGCCCGCAAGCGGCTGTCCGAGACCCCCGGCGCGGTCTCGGTGATCTCGCGCGAGAGCTATATCAACCGCCAGACCCTGGCCCTGGACGACATGCTGCGCGACGCCCCCGGCGTCTACGCCCAGCGCAAGTGGGGCGGCGACATCCGCATCTCGATCCGCGGCTCGGGGATCGGCAACGCCAACCACAACCGGGGCCTGCTGCTGGCCCAGGACGGCGTGCCGCTGAACGAGGCCGACGGCTATGGCGACAGCCAGGTCGCCGACCCGCTGAACACCCGCTACGCCGAGGTCTATCGCGGCGGCAACGCCCTGCGCTTCGGCGGCGCCCTGCTGGGCGGGGCGATCAACATGGTCACCCCCACGGGCAAGGACGCCGGCTTCGACAACGAGATCCGTATCGACGGCGGCTCGTTCGGCCTGGCCCGCGAGCATGTGGCCATCGCCCGCCAGTCGGGCGACTGGGACGTCTTCGCCGCCGCCACCAACCAGACCGGCCAGGGCTGGCGCTCGCAGAGCCAGCAGAACATCCAGTTCGGCAGCCTGAACATCGGCCGGTCGTTCGGTCAGGACCGCGAGGTCCGGTTCATCGTCAACGGCTCGAACATCAACCAGGAAATCCCGGGCGCCCTGACCCTGGCCCAGTTCCAGGCCGACCCGCATCAGTCGGCGGCCGGCAACCTGTCGGGCGACCAGAGCCGCAACCAGCGCGGCCTGCGCGGCTCGCTGCGTACGACCTGGCGCCTGTCCGACCAGTTGGTGTTCGAGGGCGCGGTCTACGCGGTGTGGAAGGACCTGGACCACCCGATCTTCCAGGTCATCGACCAGGAAAGCCGCAACTACGGCGCCTTCGGCCGCTTCGACTGGGATGGCCAGATCGGCGACAAGCGGGCCGACGCCTTCTTCGGCGCCTGGGTCCGCCAGGGCGACCTGGACTCGCACTTCTATACCAACGTCCGGGGCGGACGCGGCGCGCTGCAGTCGATCTCGTACCAGAACGCCAAGGCCGTGGACGTCTTCGGCGAAGGCCGCGTCTTCGTCACCGACCACCTCGCCGTGGTTGGCGGCGCCACCTGGGGCCAGGCGCAGCGCGACTATGTCAGTGTCGCGGTTCCGGGGATCACGAGCACCTTCAACCTGACCGCCTCGAAGACCTACGACTGGATCTCGCCGCGCGTGGGCCTGCTGTGGCAGGACGAAGGCGGCAACCAGGTGTTCGCCAACCTCACCCGGTCGGTCGAGCCGCCGAACTTCAGTTCGATGACCCCGACCAATGTCGGCTTCACCCCGGTCAAGGCGCAGAAGGCCTGGACCGCCGAGGTCGGCGCGCGCGGCCATCGCGGCCCGTTCACCTACGACGTCACCCTGTACCGCGCCGACCTCACGCACGAGATGTTGCAGTACGCCATCGACAACAACGCCGGCATCCCGGCCGCGACCTTCAACGCCGACAAGACCCTGCACCAGGGGATCGAGGCGGCGCTGGACTGGGCCCCGGCCAAGCACTGGCGCATTCGCCAGACCTGGACCTGGTCGGACTTCCGCTTCAAGGACGACGTCAAGTACGGCGACAACCGCCTGCCGATCGTGCCCAAGAACTTCTACCGCTCGGAGGTCCGCTACGACGACCCGCGCGGCTGGTTCCTGGCCCCGTCGGTCGAGTGGTCGGCGACCGACCAGTGGATCGACTACAAGAACACCCAGAAGGCCCCGGCCTATGCGATCCTGAACCTGAACGCGGGCTGGAAGGTCACGCCCTCCGTCTCGCTGTTCCTCGACGCGCGGAACCTGACCGACAAGGCCTATGTGTCCAACACCCAGGCCGCGGTCGCCTGGACCGCCGCCACCGCGACGCTCTGGCCGGGCGACGGCCGGTCGGTGTTCGGCGGCGTCACCGTAAGCTTCTGA
- a CDS encoding putative quinol monooxygenase → MPTPAPVPAKITAILTARPGRTDELQALLLGMAPAFRAEPGNLRWDVWRDQANADRFVLDELYVDSDAVAAHRETPHFKAYLARIGDLAERTSMVSEPVDLG, encoded by the coding sequence ATGCCGACCCCCGCCCCCGTCCCCGCCAAGATCACCGCGATCCTCACCGCCCGACCGGGCAGGACCGACGAGCTCCAGGCCCTGCTGCTGGGCATGGCTCCCGCCTTCCGGGCCGAGCCGGGCAACCTGCGCTGGGACGTCTGGCGCGACCAGGCCAACGCCGACCGCTTCGTGCTGGACGAGCTCTATGTCGACAGCGACGCCGTCGCGGCGCACCGCGAGACGCCGCACTTCAAGGCCTATCTGGCCCGGATCGGCGACCTGGCCGAACGGACATCGATGGTCTCGGAGCCCGTCGATCTAGGTTAG
- a CDS encoding YcnI family copper-binding membrane protein: MRTPLIALLALVATPILTTGASAHVVAVPDTAKAGSYSAIAFRVGHACATGDTTLKVRIEIPDGVASARPQVKPGWTYRLERGPDPKAAPTAITFEGRLPDEAFDDFAILMKLPAQNATGGDKLVFPVVQTCETGESQWTEIPSPDAPDAKLNRPAPTVTLIPNGAAPAAHQH; the protein is encoded by the coding sequence ATGAGAACGCCCCTGATCGCCCTCCTGGCGCTGGTCGCCACCCCGATCCTGACGACGGGCGCCTCCGCGCACGTGGTCGCCGTCCCCGACACCGCCAAGGCCGGCTCGTACTCGGCAATCGCCTTCCGCGTCGGCCACGCCTGCGCGACGGGCGACACCACCCTGAAGGTCCGCATCGAGATCCCCGACGGCGTCGCCTCGGCCCGGCCGCAGGTCAAGCCGGGCTGGACCTATAGGCTGGAGCGCGGACCCGACCCGAAGGCCGCCCCCACCGCCATCACCTTCGAGGGCCGCCTGCCCGACGAGGCCTTCGACGACTTCGCGATCCTGATGAAGCTGCCCGCCCAGAACGCGACCGGCGGCGACAAGCTCGTCTTCCCGGTCGTCCAGACCTGCGAGACGGGCGAGAGCCAGTGGACGGAAATCCCCAGCCCCGACGCGCCGGACGCCAAGCTGAACCGCCCGGCCCCGACCGTCACCTTGATCCCCAACGGCGCGGCGCCGGCCGCCCACCAGCACTGA
- a CDS encoding BlaI/MecI/CopY family transcriptional regulator — MKISAAESVVMEALWRRGELTSEAIMAEVCELQGWTEGTVKVLISRLVKKKAVAVRAEGRRYHYSAALSREAYVGAESQGLLDRLFDGRLAPLVMHFSESDKLSDEDIAELKALVERIGK; from the coding sequence ATGAAGATCAGCGCTGCGGAAAGCGTGGTCATGGAAGCCCTGTGGCGGCGGGGTGAGCTGACCTCTGAAGCGATCATGGCCGAGGTGTGTGAGCTCCAAGGCTGGACTGAGGGCACCGTCAAGGTGCTGATCAGCCGCCTCGTCAAGAAGAAGGCCGTCGCCGTTCGAGCCGAAGGCCGGCGCTACCACTATTCGGCGGCGCTGAGCCGCGAGGCCTATGTCGGCGCCGAGAGCCAGGGCCTGCTGGACCGCCTGTTCGACGGACGTCTCGCGCCGCTGGTCATGCATTTTTCCGAGAGCGACAAGCTCAGCGACGAAGACATCGCCGAGCTGAAGGCCCTGGTCGAAAGAATCGGCAAATGA
- a CDS encoding helix-turn-helix domain-containing protein, producing the protein MPHAKILLPAQCRAARGLINWSQGDLADRAGVSRSTVKDFETERHALHHSTERLLIDAIEAGGVSLIFADEAGPGVRFRRPV; encoded by the coding sequence ATGCCACACGCAAAAATTCTCCTCCCGGCGCAATGCCGGGCCGCTCGCGGACTGATCAATTGGTCGCAAGGCGACCTCGCCGATCGGGCGGGGGTGTCGCGCAGCACGGTCAAGGATTTCGAGACCGAGCGCCACGCCCTGCACCATAGCACCGAACGCCTGCTGATCGACGCGATCGAGGCCGGGGGGGTGTCGCTGATCTTCGCCGACGAGGCGGGGCCGGGCGTGCGGTTCAGGCGGCCGGTCTAG
- a CDS encoding LytTR family DNA-binding domain-containing protein produces the protein MQDATAIRRHRWAVDLAVLVAIGLLMGFLGPFDSERMPAAHRYGYWMSCMVGGGLIGIGIDSLLKARVTAPWRRAVLVSLLMTPLVSAWVLTSAVAILGAHFTPPNFLRLPAQVLPIALAVMLVRALVWRPRPTRIETRTIVAPPTPDAETTFRKRLSARRRGARLIAIEAHDHYLKVHTDAGAELITLRFADALAELDKAHGWRVHRSWWIAAEAVEDVRWRRGTGEARLAGGLAAPVSRTYAPVLKEAGWRP, from the coding sequence ATGCAGGACGCCACGGCAATCCGGAGACACCGATGGGCGGTCGACCTGGCGGTGCTGGTCGCCATCGGCCTGCTGATGGGCTTTCTCGGCCCGTTCGACTCCGAGCGCATGCCCGCGGCCCACCGCTACGGCTATTGGATGAGCTGCATGGTCGGCGGCGGCCTGATCGGCATCGGGATCGACAGCCTGCTGAAGGCCCGGGTGACCGCGCCCTGGCGGCGCGCGGTTCTGGTCTCGCTGCTGATGACGCCGCTGGTCTCGGCCTGGGTGCTGACTAGCGCCGTCGCGATCCTGGGCGCGCATTTCACCCCGCCGAATTTCCTGAGGCTGCCGGCCCAGGTGTTGCCGATCGCGCTGGCGGTGATGCTGGTCCGCGCGCTGGTCTGGCGGCCTCGTCCCACCCGGATCGAAACCCGCACCATCGTCGCCCCGCCCACGCCCGACGCCGAGACCACCTTCCGCAAGCGCCTGTCGGCCCGGCGGCGCGGCGCCCGGCTGATCGCGATCGAGGCGCACGACCATTATCTGAAGGTCCACACCGACGCCGGCGCGGAGCTGATCACCCTGCGCTTCGCCGACGCCCTGGCCGAGCTGGACAAGGCCCACGGCTGGCGGGTGCACCGCTCGTGGTGGATCGCGGCCGAGGCGGTCGAGGACGTCCGCTGGCGACGCGGGACCGGCGAGGCCCGCCTGGCCGGCGGCCTGGCCGCGCCCGTCAGCCGGACCTACGCCCCGGTCCTGAAGGAAGCCGGCTGGCGGCCCTGA
- a CDS encoding copper chaperone PCu(A)C, translating to MSRMVAIGLTAILAASAAASAWAGDYKLGALTIRQPWSRPAQAGMNGVGFFTLVNAGKTPVTLQRVESPAAGKVEIHQSAMANGVMTMRRQDAGVVVPAGGQVAFAPGGYHLMLLSLKAPQGVGQKVPVTLVFDNGRKAQVDLTVQLAPPPGAPASSMGEHKH from the coding sequence ATGTCGCGCATGGTCGCCATCGGCCTGACCGCCATCCTCGCCGCCTCGGCCGCCGCCTCTGCCTGGGCCGGCGACTACAAGCTGGGCGCCCTCACCATCCGCCAGCCCTGGAGCCGCCCGGCCCAGGCGGGAATGAACGGGGTCGGCTTCTTCACCCTGGTCAACGCCGGCAAGACGCCGGTGACGCTGCAACGCGTCGAGAGCCCGGCGGCCGGCAAGGTCGAGATCCACCAGTCGGCCATGGCCAATGGCGTCATGACCATGCGCCGCCAGGACGCCGGCGTCGTCGTGCCCGCCGGCGGCCAGGTCGCCTTCGCGCCCGGCGGCTATCACCTGATGCTGCTGTCCCTGAAGGCGCCACAGGGCGTGGGGCAAAAAGTTCCGGTAACGCTGGTGTTCGACAACGGCCGCAAGGCTCAGGTCGATCTGACCGTCCAACTGGCGCCGCCGCCCGGCGCGCCGGCTTCGTCCATGGGCGAGCACAAGCACTGA
- a CDS encoding M13 family metallopeptidase, whose protein sequence is MKRVWFGAAAVAALSICAFGAQAHEQHPCIDEACTVQSLMPTLAEGLAGDVTSLESPRYGTWGFDLSGMDTSVKPGDDFYKFANGTWDAKTEIPSDRVRYGNFDKLAELSEARTKAIIEGAAADKAATGEKAKIGAAYRAFMDEAAIEKLDAKPIQPWLDGVKKVKTKEDFTALMGKSSTTPYATLIGVGISVDAKSPQRYAVYASTGGLSLPDRDYYLDAKFADKKTAYLAYVEKMLTLGGWEKPAENAKAIVEFETKLAEASWTRVERRNRDKTYNPATLAELQAQTPGYDWNRYLVGTELPKVDRFIVTTNTSFPKYAKIYADTPIETLKAWQAFKVIDGGAPMLSKRFADASFEFRNKTLAGQPEQKPRWKRGVAQVNGLLGEAVGKQYVAAYFPPDSKAKMVALVGDIRTVLKTRIDGSDWMGPETKAKAQDKLAKFTVKIGYPDKWRDYSKLEIKEGDAYGNAIREGAWDYRHDVERLNQPVDKSEWGMTPQTVNAYYNSVNNEIVFPAAILQAPFFHPDADPAVNYGGIGGVIGHEIGHGFDDQGRKSDGDGVLRDWWTAEDAAKFEVQKVKLGKQYSAFEPFPGMHVNGDLTMGENIGDMSGLGFALDAYHVSLKGQPSPVLDGFTGDQRVYLGWAQVWRQKSRDDALKQQIASDPHSPAYYRVNGTVRNQPGWYAAFDVKPGDKLYVAPEDRVKIW, encoded by the coding sequence ATGAAAAGAGTTTGGTTCGGCGCCGCCGCGGTCGCCGCCCTGTCGATCTGCGCCTTCGGGGCCCAGGCCCACGAACAACACCCCTGCATCGACGAGGCCTGCACCGTGCAGTCGCTGATGCCGACGCTGGCTGAGGGGCTCGCCGGCGACGTCACCTCGCTGGAGTCGCCGCGCTACGGGACCTGGGGCTTCGACCTTTCCGGCATGGACACGTCGGTGAAGCCGGGCGACGACTTCTACAAGTTCGCCAACGGGACCTGGGACGCCAAGACGGAGATCCCGTCGGACCGCGTCCGCTACGGCAATTTCGACAAGCTGGCCGAACTGTCGGAAGCCCGCACCAAGGCGATCATCGAGGGCGCCGCCGCCGACAAGGCCGCCACCGGCGAGAAGGCCAAGATCGGCGCCGCCTACCGCGCCTTCATGGACGAGGCCGCGATCGAGAAGCTCGACGCCAAGCCGATCCAGCCCTGGCTGGACGGCGTCAAAAAGGTCAAGACCAAGGAAGACTTCACCGCCCTGATGGGCAAGAGCTCGACCACGCCCTACGCCACCCTGATCGGCGTCGGCATTTCCGTCGACGCCAAGAGCCCGCAGCGCTACGCCGTCTACGCCTCGACCGGCGGCCTCAGCCTGCCCGACCGCGACTACTATCTGGACGCCAAGTTCGCCGACAAGAAGACGGCCTACCTGGCCTATGTCGAGAAGATGCTGACCCTGGGCGGCTGGGAAAAGCCGGCCGAGAACGCCAAGGCCATCGTCGAGTTCGAGACCAAGCTGGCCGAGGCCAGTTGGACCCGGGTCGAGCGCCGCAACCGCGACAAGACCTACAACCCCGCCACTTTGGCCGAGCTGCAGGCCCAGACGCCGGGCTACGACTGGAACCGCTATCTGGTCGGGACCGAGCTGCCGAAGGTCGATCGCTTCATCGTCACGACCAACACCAGCTTCCCCAAGTACGCCAAGATCTACGCCGACACCCCGATCGAGACCCTGAAGGCCTGGCAGGCGTTCAAGGTGATCGACGGCGGCGCGCCGATGCTGTCCAAGCGCTTCGCCGACGCCAGCTTCGAGTTCCGCAACAAGACCCTGGCCGGCCAGCCCGAGCAGAAGCCCCGCTGGAAGCGCGGCGTGGCCCAGGTCAACGGCCTGCTGGGCGAGGCGGTCGGCAAGCAATATGTCGCGGCCTACTTCCCGCCGGACTCCAAGGCCAAGATGGTCGCCCTGGTCGGCGACATCCGCACCGTCCTGAAGACCCGTATCGACGGTTCGGACTGGATGGGTCCGGAGACCAAGGCCAAGGCCCAGGACAAGCTGGCCAAGTTCACCGTCAAGATCGGCTATCCCGACAAGTGGCGTGACTATTCCAAGCTGGAGATCAAGGAAGGCGACGCCTACGGCAACGCCATCCGCGAGGGCGCCTGGGACTATCGCCACGACGTCGAGCGCCTGAACCAGCCGGTCGACAAGAGCGAGTGGGGCATGACCCCGCAGACGGTCAACGCCTACTACAACTCGGTCAACAACGAGATCGTGTTCCCGGCCGCGATCCTGCAGGCGCCGTTCTTCCATCCGGACGCCGACCCGGCCGTCAACTACGGCGGCATCGGCGGCGTGATCGGCCACGAGATCGGCCACGGCTTCGACGACCAGGGCCGCAAGTCCGACGGCGACGGCGTGCTGCGCGACTGGTGGACGGCCGAGGACGCCGCCAAGTTCGAGGTCCAGAAGGTCAAGCTGGGCAAGCAGTATTCGGCGTTCGAGCCCTTCCCGGGCATGCACGTCAACGGCGACCTGACCATGGGCGAGAACATCGGCGACATGTCGGGCCTGGGCTTCGCCCTGGACGCCTACCACGTCTCGCTGAAGGGCCAGCCCTCGCCGGTGCTGGACGGCTTCACCGGCGACCAGCGCGTCTATCTGGGTTGGGCCCAGGTCTGGCGCCAGAAGTCGCGCGACGACGCGCTGAAGCAGCAGATCGCCAGCGACCCGCACTCGCCGGCCTACTACCGCGTCAACGGCACGGTCCGGAACCAGCCGGGCTGGTACGCGGCCTTCGACGTCAAGCCGGGCGACAAGCTGTACGTCGCGCCGGAAGACCGCGTGAAGATCTGGTAG
- a CDS encoding DUF2946 family protein — protein sequence MTARPGQFRALLAALAAMLAVFVQVLTPAAAMAHDLRESGSAMVICTADGSKVVIIAEDGSVRTAPAKGFMGLKCSDCVGPTLAVTLGVSAPAIAPVQYAEFVETPVQRVLGVRGHARAPRVRPARARPKT from the coding sequence ATGACCGCCCGCCCCGGACAGTTCCGAGCCTTGCTCGCCGCGCTCGCGGCGATGCTGGCCGTGTTCGTCCAGGTGCTGACGCCCGCCGCGGCCATGGCCCACGACCTGCGCGAAAGCGGGTCGGCGATGGTGATCTGTACGGCCGACGGCTCGAAGGTCGTGATCATCGCCGAGGACGGCTCGGTCCGCACCGCGCCCGCCAAGGGCTTCATGGGCCTGAAGTGCTCGGATTGCGTGGGCCCGACCCTGGCGGTCACCCTGGGCGTATCGGCCCCGGCCATCGCCCCCGTCCAGTACGCCGAATTCGTCGAGACCCCCGTCCAGCGCGTCCTGGGCGTACGCGGCCATGCCCGCGCCCCCCGCGTCCGCCCAGCCAGGGCCCGCCCCAAGACCTGA